A window of Oncorhynchus kisutch isolate 150728-3 linkage group LG10, Okis_V2, whole genome shotgun sequence contains these coding sequences:
- the LOC109891967 gene encoding coiled-coil domain-containing protein 134 isoform X3, translating into MLSVCTVVLVVAAAALSSADSDTHRHDSNLEIYKRLFETKRKDQLNALKNLVELNDINQQYKIIDIMLKGLFKVLEDSKAVLTAANMQADDPFPIDDKIKEAYSHVVENTAFFGDVALRFPRIVHHYYDRNPDWGVLLRWGLRFCNLTGVFTGGAHQHVLSLMSQELGIIEKSPDFTNPYRTERDDVLHTAEAFQKILREEEKRRRKEDKRKEIRKGPRISRSRTEL; encoded by the exons ATGCTGAGTGTGTGTACAGTCGTCCTGGTGGTTGCTGCTGCAGCCCTCTCCTCTGCAGACtccgacacacacagacatgactcCAACCTGGAGATCT aCAAGCGTCTGTTTGAGACCAAGAGGAAAGACCAGCTAAATGCTCTGAAGAACCTGGTGGAGCTCAATGACATCAACCAGCAGTATAAGATCATAGACATCATGCTGAAGGGCTTGTTTAAG GTGTTGGAGGACTCGAAGGCTGTCCTTACTGCAGCCAACATGCAGGCTGATGATCCCTTCCCCATCGATGACAAAATCAAAGAAG CCTACTCCCATGTGGTGGAGAACACGGCGTTCTTTGGGGACGTTGCGTTGCGTTTCCCACGTATTGTCCACCACTACTACGACCGTAACCCTGACTGGGGCGTCCTTCTGCGATGGGGGCTCCGCTTCTGCAACCTCACTGGGGTGTTCACCGGGGGGGCACACCAGCATGTTCTCTCACTG ATGTCGCAGGAGTTGGGAATAATAGAGAAATCCCCAGACTTCACCAACCCATACCGCACTGAGAGAGACGAC GTGCTTCACACTGCAGAGGCTTTTCAGAAGAtcctgagggaggaggagaagaggaggaggaaagaggacaaGAGGAAAGAGATTAGGAAGGGCCCCCGCATCTCCCGCTCCCGTACTGAGCTATAG